Proteins encoded together in one Labrus mixtus chromosome 18, fLabMix1.1, whole genome shotgun sequence window:
- the LOC132992941 gene encoding phospholipase B1, membrane-associated-like, whose protein sequence is MLLCVLFAVCIFTRYPVDAQTLNEDEDIFNQDFFGADFLQHRLHAPFTCSDMSPSPTVPTSVEFVKAADVKVIAALGDSLTTAIGANGSTILSIPFEFRQVSWSIGGYGTYQNVITLANILKLFNPKLLGPSPVMTFHGRPTTVNETGFNFAVTGHNTLNVSDQIRHMIDTFKSYPGLNFQEDWKVVTMLIGMNDICDYCKDETLFSPDNFIHYMTEALDMMMNEIPRMIVNVVQILPMKPLREVQRPSLGCQLQKSFCSCLVRPEENSTELKELVEINYKFQRRLEKLLHSDRFFKKDFAVVLQPYLENSEPPRLPDGSIDLSFFTADCFHFTVKGHEELAKGLWNNMFQPVGEKDKIKTFSDPVELICPPKEHPYIYTRPGVDSSAPTLRPFSVLTLISLLAVFHEL, encoded by the exons atgctgctctgtgtgctgtttgCTGTCTGTATATTTACCAGATATCCCGTAGATG CCCAAACTCTGAATGAAGACGAAGATATTTTCAACCAG GATTTCTTTGGAGCAGATTTTCTCCAACATCGTCTGCATGCTCCGTTCACCTGCTCCGACATGAGCCCGTCTCCCACCGTCCCCACGTCAG TTGAATTTGTGAAAGCTGCAGACGTCAAAGTCATCGCTGCGCTGGGAGACTCTTTAACT aCAGCTATCGGTGCCAATGGATCTACAATTTTATCGATTCCTTTCGAGTTCCGTCAGGTGTCATGGAG CATCGGAGGATATGGAACTTATCAAAACGTCATAACACTGGCGA ATATTTTAAAACTCTTCAACCCCAAACTGCTCGGTCCTTCGCCCGTCATGACTTTCCACGGCCGTCCGACGACCGTCAACGAGACGGGCTTCAACTTCGCCGTCACCGGACACAACACGCT AAATGTCTCCGATCAGATCAGACACATGATAGACACGTTCAAGTCCTATCCA GGTCTGAACTTCCAGGAGGACTGGAAGGTGGTGACGATGCTGATCGGCATGAACGACATTTGTGATTACTGCAAAGACGAA ACTCTGTTCTCTCCTGACAACTTCATCCACTACATGACAGAAGCTCTGGACATGATGATGAACGAG ATCCCCAGGATGATCGTCAACGTGGTGCAGATTCTTCCAATGAAGCCTCTCCGAGAAGTTCAGAGACCCTCTCTGGGCTGTCAGCTTCAAAA GAGTTTCTGCTCTTGTCTCGTCCGACCTGAAGAGAACTCGACTGAGCTGAAGGAGCTGGTGGAGATTAACTACAAGTTCCag aggaGACTGGAGAAACTTCTGCACAGCGACCGCTTCTTCAAAAAGGACTTTGCTGTCGTTCTGCAGCCTTATTTAGAAAACTCAGAACCACCGAGACTTCCT GACGGGAGCATTGACTTGAGCTTCTTCACTGCAGATTGTTTCCACTTCACTGTTAAAGGACATGAAGAGTTAGCAAAGGGACTGTGGaacaacatg TTCCAGCCTGttggagagaaagacaaaataaagacattttcagaTCCAGTGGAACTCATCTGCCCGCCAAAG GAGCATCCGTACATCTACACCAGACCTGGAGTGGACTCGTCTGCACCGACTCTGAGACCTTTCTCTGTGCTGACTCTGATTTCTCTGCTCGCTGTGTTTCATGAGCTGTAG
- the LOC132993158 gene encoding activator of 90 kDa heat shock protein ATPase homolog 1-like: protein MAKWGEGDPRWIVEERADATNVNNWHWTERDATNWSSDKLKSLVLGLTVENDEGSCEVTEVGKLEGEASINNRKGKLIFFYEWNMKATWTGTSKAGVKYKGTVEVPNLSDENDMEDLDISVSLNKDEPETSLTHLMRTEGADKMRKALASYVDYLKTEFTQGMILPTANGMAKIQSSSQSKAKMDRTQISSSSSTAAPVNTGVKIPTCKFSIREKFLTSPADLYRVFLHQEMVQAFTHAPATVEGERGGKFRLLEGNVFGEFSELVPDEKIVMKWRYNNWPSEHYATITLTFLDRSSETELKVECRGVPESEEERTKEGWKRYYFEAIKQTFGFGARLF, encoded by the exons ATGGCGAAGTGGGGAGAAGGAGACCCTCGATGGATCGTGGAGGAGAGAGCCGACGCGACTAACGTCAACAACTGGCACTG GACTGAACGAGATGCAACAAACTGGTCGTCGGACAAGTTAAAATCCCTCGTCCTCGGGTTGACCGTCGAGAACGACGAGGGGAGCTGCGAGGTGACAGAAGTCGGAAAGTTGGAAGGAGAAGCCTCGATTAACAACCGCAAAGGGAAACTGATTTTCTTCTACGAGTGGAACATGAAAGCTACTTGGACTG GAACGTCAAAAGCAGGAGTGAAATATAAAGGAACTGTTGAAGTTCCCAACCTGTCGGACGAGAACGACATGGAGGATCTTGAT ATTTCAGTATCGCTGAATAAAGATGAACCGGAAACATCGCTGACCCACCTGATGAGGACAGAGGGAGCAGATAAAATGCGTAAAGCCCTGGCCAGCTACGTTGATTACTTGAAAACAG agtTCACACAGGGAATGATCCTGCCTACAGCAAACGGCATGGCCAAGATTCAGTCCTCTTCACAATCAAAAGCCAAGATGGACAGAACTCAG AtttcctcctccagcagcacagctGCTCCAGTCAACACCGGCGTCAAGATCCCCACCTGTAAATTCAGCATCAGGGAAAAGTTCCTCACCTCCCCGGCTGATCTCTACAGGGTCTTCCTCCACCAGGAG ATGGTCCAGGCTTTCACTCACGCTCCGGCCACAGTGGAGGGAGAGCGGGGCGGAAAGTTTCGTCTGCTAGAGGGAAATGTTTTTGGTGAATTCTCAGAGCTG GTACCTGATGAGAAAATAGTGATGAAGTGGCGATATAACAACTGGCCCAGTG AGCATTACGCAACAATCACGCTGACCTTCTTGGACCGGAGCAGCGAGACGGAGCTGAAGGTGGAGTGTCGAGGCGTCCCAGAAAGCGAGGAGGAGCGGACGAAAGAGGGCTGGAAGAGATACTACTTCGAGGCTATCAAACAGACTTTTGGCTTCGGAGCGCGGCTCTTCTGA
- the LOC132993159 gene encoding dr1-associated corepressor, whose product MPGQKRRYNVRFPPGRIKKIMQKDAEVGKIAMAVPVIISRALEMFLKCLLTQTCLVTQSKHSAAVSVSHMKQCIESERLFHFLKDLAERATSTAGQKDNRGMNVWPLYRTRRHDTSVKKTPEVVEKAPRPSLDSLDNDSSSSESELYICL is encoded by the exons ATGCCCGGACAGAAGAGAAGATATAATGTGCGCTTTCCTCCA GGCCGCATCAAGAAGATCATGCAGAAGGATGCAGAGGTGGGGAAGATTGCAATGGCCGTTCCTGTGATCATCT CTCGGGCGCTGGAGATGTTCCTGAAGTGTCTGCTGACCCAAACCTGTCTGGTAACTCAGTCCAAGCACAGCGCCGCCGTGTCAGTCTCTCACAT GAAGCAGTGCATCGAGTCAGAGAGGCTCTTCCACTTCCTCAAAGACCTGGCAGAGCGAGCAACATCTACGGCAGGCCAGAAGGACAACAGAGGCATGAATGTGTGGCCGTTATACAG AACAAGACGGCATGACACGTCCgttaaaaaaacacctgaagtGGTAGAAAAGGCGCCACGGCCGAGCCTCGACTCCCTTGACAATGACTCCAGCTCCAGT gagTCCGAGCTCTACATCTGCCTCTGA